The following nucleotide sequence is from Rattus rattus isolate New Zealand chromosome 7, Rrattus_CSIRO_v1, whole genome shotgun sequence.
TATTGTGGACTTTATGACACTGTCTAGAGGAAGTAGAGTGTCTAGGGCAGAGTCTGAACACTGAACAGGACAGAGCACTGTTAATGAGGCTAGCattattattacaattattattattattattttaaaaactggggCTTTTAGCAAAATGCTTGCTTGTCTTTCGCTCTCCTGACTTCAGCAGTATGGTCCCATCTTTCGTCTTGGCCAAGTGGGGGCGCCATGTTAATGGTCAAGGATCATCCTGCTGAGGCTGGAAAGTGTAGCTTGGTTTGTACAGCACCTCTCTTTGTTGATAACTCTCCACCCCTTTGGCTTCCTAAAAATGGCATGATTGTGGACATTCTAGAGTTGAATttagagggttttgttgttgttttctgccTCCTTTGACCTTGCATTCACTTGTTGCATGAAACGGTGCATCCTTCCCTTGACTGCTAGCCCTTAGCTCAGCTTCTGTCTTACAGGACAGAGAGGGATGCTTCAAATTGGTccacagagaaactgaaaacTCTGTTCCTGGCCGTCCGAGTAGAAAATGAGGAGGGCAAATGTGAGGTGACTGAAGTGAACAAGCTTGATGGAGAGGCGTCCATTAACAACCGGAAAGGCAAACTTATCTTCTTTTATGAGTGGACCATCAAACTGAACTGGACAGGTAAGGACCGCCAGGCTGCCGTAGAAGACAGCCATTTCCATTGCTCTGATCCTTGCTGGAGAGGTTCTGAGCACTGACCAACTCACGGAGAAGACAGTGTTGCTGTGAAGGAAAACGGCACTGGGCGCTACTGTGGAACACCAGATGCATTTATTTGCTCTCTCTTCAGGTCCGTCGTTTGTCTCATGAATgaatgaggtggtggtggtggtggggtttctTTTGGCTTCAGTCACTTTCTAATTCCAGTGCAAATCTTAGATCAATGTACTATCATagctaattataaatataattcgGGGCTGTTTTACCATCTTACAATTTAATGTCTCTTCTGTAACACCCTTAGAGGGGAGAATTGGGCTGAGTGAACTGTTTCCCAGATGAGTAGTAAAGAGGAAAGTGGATAGATCTGTTTATAATTTTCGCTTTTTCAAAGTATATCTGAAGTACTGTGGCCTGGAAGGAACTGTATCTTATCCAGTCTGGTTTTTCTATAATGCACGAGAAACTGAGGTGTACACATACAGAGTCAGTTCTGTCATAGTTAACATGTATTCCTAAAACTTCACTGCACTATGCAACAGCCATTCAATTAAAAATCATAGACATTATAGTACCCATCAGATGTTGTTAACACGTGCCTATAGTCCCACCACTTGGGAAGCCGAGGTAGGAAAATGGCTGCGAACtcaagagggaagggagagaagttcTCCATCCAAAAATGTTATTAATGTCATGTTTGTAAAGTGGAgagactgagttcaattcccagcacccatttatAACTGCAGCTGGAGAAGGGTCTGGCCTCCGAAGGCACTTGCATACTGTACCCCGCAGCCTCCACATGTACGCACATAATTAGAATATAGAATCTAAGACTTGGTACCAGCGTTGTATACATGTGCTGAGCGTGAAATACATTCACACTAAATCAGGATGGtgtttttttctctgaaagaagCTTGAAGTGTTGTGTTTTGGGAGTCCTAGAGGTTGTAGCTTGAGGGCCCTTGTGAGATCACAGAAGGGGCtcttctgaggcagaaggataagCACATACCGATGACACCTTACCTGACAGGTGTCAGAGATTGGAGCTTTTGTTAtttctgtgctgctgctgctttttttttttttttttttttttttttttttttttttttttgagcacactgtagctgtcttcagtcacaccagaagagcatcggatctcatcacagatggttgtgagccaccatgtggttgttgggaattgaactcaggccctctggaagagcagtcagctgagccatctctccagccctctgtgctGCTTTCTTCACCTGGGGATAGTTTTCTGTGCTCGTGTCATATTTCACACAGAAGCAGATGTGAAGTTGCCACAATCAAATTCTCCATCCCCTCGGATGAATGCTTATTTTCAGAACAGGTGTCCTAACAACCAATGCTAGCGGCTACCCAGACAGTCTCTGGGGGACTGAGCTACTGCCCGTTTGTGTAGCTTCCGGTGCCATCCTATAGTAGGTCATGCTGTCTCTCCAGTAGTGGGGTGAAGAAAGACATGAGGGGTGCTCCTGGCATGTGGCACTCTCTGAGAGTGGAGGGTCACAAGAAGCCTGAGTAGGACACTGCTCTGGAGGATCTTTCCTGCAGAGGAGGTGGCTAATGAAGTTGCGTTGCTTTTGACAGGTACCTCTAAGTCAGGAGTGCAGTACAAAGGACACGTGGAAATCCCCAATTTGTCTGATGAAAATAGCGTGGACGAAGTGGAGGTTTGTGTTTCCTACGTCCTCCATGTCTGTCTTCTTAGATGAGAACTGTAATTCATTCCCCACATGGTACAGGCTCAGGCTAAGGATTTAAAAGGCCAGTCTAGGTGCATTTCTAGCTATGTGGTGCCATTGGAAACGTCCAGAACAGCTTGCATGTACGCAGCATCTCTGCTTTAGCTAAGGAAATGGGTTCTAGTGTTAGCTATCTCTGCGCTGGTTGAGAAGGAACACTGTTGGGAATTGTGCAAATGGCCAGTTAGTTATACTCTCTTCCTTTGCAGCTGTCAGCAGTTGCTTGCTTGGCCCCTACACTCATGATGATGCCCCTTAAGTCATTTATCACCTGTGTTTGATCTCTCACTCAGATTAGTGTGAGCCTTGCCAAAGATGAGCCTGACACAAATCTCGTGGCCTTAATGAAGGAAGACGGGGTGAAACTTCTCAGAGAAGCAGTGGGAATTTACATCAGCACCCTCAAGACAGGTACCCTTTTAGAACTCTGCCTGAGGAGGCTGTCTTCCACTCCAGACCCTGCCCGAGGGCCTGGACTGCCCTCCCCCAGCACATGGGCAATGATCTGGGAGGAgggtttctgtttcattttgaagTTACTCTAAAGGCTGAGTTGGAGAAAGGTCTTGAGCTGCTATGTTGTCTAAGAGTGTTGGCTGTTAACCTCTTGAAATGTGGCCACCTGAAGCGAGATACGCTGTGAGTGTGAAATACATGGTAGATTTTGAAGGGAGTACCCAAAGAAGCCAGTGCAAAACACctcaataatctttttttttttttttttttttccggagctggggaccgaacccagggccttgcgcttgctaggcaagctctccaccactgagctcaatccccaaccctaatAATCTTTTAAGGATTAATAGTCATTAAGATGATAGTTATGTTCGAGTAACTTTAGATAGTGTTAGGTTAAGCATGCTAGTAAACCTGCACCTTCTACATTAATTTTTAACATGGCTACTGAAGATCTTAAACTGAATCAGACAGGCTCCAATCTAGACACTGTTGAGGACAGTCCCGGACTGTTACTGGTCCTCCTTCCTGGGAAGGTGAGATGGTTATAACCAAAGGGGTGAGCCCATCTCTGCTACGTCTTTCTGATCTTAGTGTTGGGGTTTGTATCCTGACCTGTCTTGaagttgatcttttttttttttttttttttccttcggagctggggaccaaacccagggccttgcgcttgctaggaaagtgctctaccactgagctaaatccccaaccccgaagttgATCATTTTTAATGTGAACCAGGACTCAGGGATCTGACTACTGAATCTTGTAGAGAAGAAAGGGACTGACGTTGTGATGTGTCCAGTTTCATCAGGGATTTACACTTTTTTAAGATAATGCTGCAGGGTTGTGTAGATGTCAGGCATAAACCGAAGGTAGCCAGAGCAGAGTGTAGGCTTCTCCTTAGTGctagctcacagcagctgtgaacATCTTACGTGCTATGTTGACTGCCATGAAACTAATGGGGCCTTCGTCTCTTCAGAGTTTACTCAGGGCATGATCTTGCCCACAGTGAATGGAGAATCAGTAGAACCAGTGGGCCAACCAGCACTAAAAACGGAGGTGTGCAAGGTAAGCAGTGATGGGGTAGGCCACCTGCAGAGGGAGATGAATGGCTGCCTTTACAGCCACGTTCgtttctctgtgtccctgacTCCAAACCCAGAGTTTAGAGCCTGTTCATGTGGGTTTTTGCTTTCCGTCAGTGTCTAACATAATATAGTTTTATTCttgcatatttgtttttatttatgtactatAAGTTCACCAATTGCTcttgaaagtcagaagagggtgtcagatctcctggaactggctttGGAGGCAGTTATGAGCCCCCTTAGTCTGGAAATCAAAGCTAATTCCTTTGCAAtcgcagcaagtgttcttaaccactgagtcacctgaCTCATCTCTCCCATCCCCTAACCTGTTCTTTATTGGTTAGTAGTGGACCCCTAGAGCACAGAGAAGCCATCAGGGACATCGAAGTATGACTGGATTGGACTTAATGCCAGTCGCCtgctctcagcttcctttctggCTGGGGTGTTGACATTCATGCTTTGATCTCACATGAATCGTTAACTTTACCCACCAGGAAGCTGATTCATCTCATTGTGTTCTACCTAGTTTATCTGGATAGATCTTGGTAGTGTGAGTCCTTGGTTTAGAACCCTGGCATCCTTTTGTCAACAGTGGAGAACACTCTGTGAGACTGCTTCTAGTTTGCTTGCTTTGTCTCTTTTCCCCAAATTAcctttttcttactttctcttctttccttttctgtctttgtctttctgtcctttatttctctctttcttttcttgtactGGGCGTGACTCTCAGGGCCTCTATGTGGGAGCCACCTCTTCCGCTGCTGAGAGGTACCCCCAGCTCCCCTGTCCAGTTATGTCAGGCTGGTTCTGTTTGAGAGTGCACTGAACTCTCTGAGATGCAGAAACACTGGCTTGTCCTTTATGGTTCTTGCAATGGGTGCAAGAGTGTtccttagagctggagagatggctcagcagttaagcgccTGCCCTGCTCGCAGGAATCCAGGGGCCTCTGCAGGAACCACATAGGGcgtacattcacacatacacacacacttttaagttTCAAGAGTGGAAGTTTTCAGTAAGGATATTTCTGGAAGAATTCTCCCATGACTGAAACATGCACAAATGCCCTTTAGCCCCACTGAATAATTAGCTTTGAGGGCTCAGCCCTTTGTGAGCATGAGTGAGCTATCTGCGGTTGTGTCGATTGACATTTTACCTACCCTTTCACAGGCTAAGTCTGCTCCTTCAAAAAGCCAGGCCAAACCTGTTGGTGTCAAAATACCCACTTGTAAGATCACCCTCAAAGAAACCTTCCTGACCTCTCCAGAGGAGCTCTACAGAGTGTTCACCACGCAGGAGGTGAGTGAGCCTGCCGTCAGCCTCGGCATGCAGGGCTGTGCTGATGGGTGGAATTGCAAGGCCTCTTGACACTGGCAGGGTGGAGggggtttttatgtgtgtgtatgcacgtgcgtgctcacacacagacacacacacactctcacactcactcactttcGTGTAAGTGGGAGCCGCTGTACTCATTaaaggtgtagctcagtggtacagcacttatGTACAGGGTGCCAAGTTGAATCTCTAGcaccaaaaggaaggaagaaaaggaaagaggaagtatGAGTCTGAAGTAATGGTATCATGGGTTCAAAATTGTGCTCAGCTCCTAGCCCAGTCTGTAGAGGACCAGAACAGGAAGACCGAGACCCCCTTACTGGGCACAGTGAGTCTCCAGGAAGTGTTGGGGCATGCAGGTCTAAGCTGGTGTGTGTCCAGTTGTCCATTGAGAGCTGTGtgtcttctgtctttgtttctgtgcaGCTGGTCCAGGCCTTTACCCATGCTCCTGCGGCCTTGGAagcagacagaggagggaagTTTCACATGGTCGATGGTAACGTCACTGGGGAGTTTACTGACTTGGTGAGTAAAGCTCTCCCCAGGTGTCGCCTCCCTTGGTTAGCTTAGTCATGGGCAAAACTTGACATATTTCATACCATCTTGTAATACCAAGGCAGGTGGCTCACCTGGCTGGGCTTGGGTGCACTGTGGTGCCTCAGCAGACTGAACTCTATTTTTCTAGGTTCCTGAGAAACATATTGCTATGAAGTGGAGGTTTAAGTCATGGCCAGAGGGTGAGTAACTCTTGCTGCCATGGTCTCCAGACACTGCTGTCTCCTGGCTTAAGGCTGCCCAGAAACGCTGGATCTGACACTCCCTTCCCATAGGGCACTTCGCGACCATCACCTTGACCTTCATTGATAAGAATGGAGAGACAGAGCTGTGCATGGAGGGCCGTGGCATCCCTGCTCCCGAGGAAGAGCGGACACGGCAAGGCTGGCAGCGGTACTACTTTGAGGGCATCAAACAGACCTTTGGCTATGGTGCACGCTTATTTTAGGGCCAGCAACAGGGGTTCTGGCTGTGTTGAAACTTTAGTCCAGCCCTCTCGCCATGGGCTTGTGACTCACAGGATTGCACCATCCCAACTGCTAACTTGGGGCTGGGGCCCTCCCTTTCACATATACCTTGGGTTTGTGCATGTTTTCTGCTGGGTGGGATCTAAGGGTGATTTCTCTTTTACGTGTACATATGCTaagtaaacaaaattttaaaggcaTGCATTTCTTATAATCTGTGTTGACTGGCAGCAGTTGATTTGAACGTTTTGAATCTAAACAGATACAAGGGGTTTGGAAGCTTCATTCTGGCTGAACACAGGTAATTAAGACGCACAGAGAGTTGAGTACTTGTGTTAGTCAGACTCTCCAGAGTTCACAGAACTTATGGCAGTCTCTGTATAGTAAGGGAATTGTAGTATACTCCTGCGATTCCATACTCAGAAGGTCGAAGCAGGAACTTCTGAGTAtgggccatccttggctacataggaggctcaaggctagcttggactatgagaccctatctcaaaaaaatgggGCTAGagaatgtctcagtggttaagaatatgaGCTATTCTTGGAGAGAAgttggattcaattcccagcactcacgtagCAGCTCACAAcatccagttccaagggatctaatgccttcttctggcctctgcatgtggtctccatagacatacatacaggaaaacactcacacacacacacaaaaattaggaagtgtggctGTTGCTAGCAGCAGATTCTTGAGCTGGTTTATTTTTACATGGCTGCCTTCTTAACACACGGGAAGGCTGGGCCTCTGGAATGTACGTCCATCCCTAAGAAGTACAGTAGACACCAAGCTGTAGAGGTGGGTCCTGGACTCTGCCCCCTCTGCTAAGAGGTGACCACAGTACAGGCTGTCTGCACATGAAGACGGGTGGTAGCTCTGTAGAGAGCTCCTGTGTCTCACACACCAGGCTAATCTCACCAGCTCATGAATCCTGTGACATAGCCCTGTTGTCTGTCTCACAATACTTAAGCCTTGGACCTTTTCTTTTGTGaggcaaggtcttgctatgtaacccagctggccttgaattcaggatCCCCCTGCCCTTGGCTTCTTGAATGCAGGAATTTCAGAGGCGCACTGCCACATGTgatcttttaatatatatactgACATATATTTGCCTCTGGCTTCTTAGGTTAAGAGCCCAAATCCAACAGCTGATACTGAGTTGGCTGCCTTTGGAATACAGACAATACAGACGATAACCACAGAGCTGGTACTAACCTTGTACCTGCCTTGCTGGCTCTCCAGCATGTTAGCATATCCTCCTGAAGTAGAAAGTCCCAGGCCTCTAGTATTCCACTCCgagaaagagggagaaatctGTCCCTTTCCTCGGTTTTTGGAATATAAGTATACTGATCTGCAGGCCAAGTGCTGGGAGACCTTTCTAGTGAGGTCCACAGGGCAGGAAAAGTGAACTTGTGAGCAGGCACTCCTGAGCCTGCCTCAGCttactctccccatcccccagccccagcatGAATCAGCACCCTGTTAGGACATCTCCTCATCTCCATTGTATTAGGCAGCAGTGAGGCCTGCAAGCTAATCTACATGACTTGGCAGAATTGTATAGTTTTAAAACAGAAGATCAATTCATCTTCATTTTAATTGAGTAAGCACTGGGCTGAGATTGCCCGTAATTTGGCATTCTGTCAGCCTATATGGGACCTAAAAGATACTTTTGACAGAAACCTTGGACTCCACCTTAAATCAATGAGCCCCTCTTAATACAGGCAGAAAACGGGAGCTCTGCCTCCCCTGTCTCTCAGTTCCAGAGTAGGAAAAACTGAAGAGATGACACCATAGTGAAAGCCAGGGCACCATGTTCCTGTTGAGTGACATGCTTCTTCATAGCCCCTGTCAACCATTGCTGTGCCACTGATAACGTTTCAGTTAGCCGTCTGATTCCAATACCCATAGTGAAAATAACATCATGGATTTGTTTTGGATGAATACTTCACTTCCTAGCCAAGTAGGCAAATTtctttgtctgtaaaatgggtctAGCGGGTACCTTTTGAGGCTATTCAAGGTACGTAGGGGTGATAATGTGCGCATACTTgaagctctcaggaggcagaggcagaaggatcactacAAGCTCCACCATACCCTAGTCTCAGGTCTAAACACCGGGTTACCCTGAGCTAGCTACATTAGGAGacccccatctttaaaaaaataactaaaaataaataaggatgcACTAGGTAATGCCTGTGCTGACTTCTAGACCCACAAACTCAAGTATTTTCCCTTAAGTCATAACTGATTCTATGGGCCTGGTGGTGTGGGcgcaagcctttagtcccagctcttgggggcagaggcaggtggatctctgagagtccatgccagcctgctctacagagtgaattccaagacagccagggctacccagtgaaatcttgtctcaaaaaaacaaaccaaagggctggagagatagctcagtggttaagagcactgactgctgagttcaattcccagcaaccacatggtgcctcacaaccatctgtaatggaatctgatgccctcttctggtgtgtctgaagacagctacagtgtactcataaataaaataaatctaaaacaaaaacataaaatgacaTATGGGTTTAGTTCATATTGCAACCCCAAGAACAATGGGGTTTCTGTACTTAAGAGtcacctcggggttggggatttagctcagcggtagagcgcttgcctagcgagcgcgaggccctgggttcggtccccagctccaaaaa
It contains:
- the Ahsa1 gene encoding activator of 90 kDa heat shock protein ATPase homolog 1, which produces MAKWGEGDPRWIVEERADATNVNNWHWTERDASNWSTEKLKTLFLAVRVENEEGKCEVTEVNKLDGEASINNRKGKLIFFYEWTIKLNWTGTSKSGVQYKGHVEIPNLSDENSVDEVEISVSLAKDEPDTNLVALMKEDGVKLLREAVGIYISTLKTEFTQGMILPTVNGESVEPVGQPALKTEVCKAKSAPSKSQAKPVGVKIPTCKITLKETFLTSPEELYRVFTTQELVQAFTHAPAALEADRGGKFHMVDGNVTGEFTDLVPEKHIAMKWRFKSWPEGHFATITLTFIDKNGETELCMEGRGIPAPEEERTRQGWQRYYFEGIKQTFGYGARLF